In the genome of Natronorubrum daqingense, the window ACGGCCTCGAGACGCCCGAACGCTACGTTGGCTTCGATGGCACGCTCGTGGTCGTGACGCCGGACCTACGCTCCCGCGTCACGCCTATCGACGCGGTGAGTGAGCACACGCCCCTGCTACAGAGCTACCCCGTCGCCGCCGAGTGGTTCCAGGAGCCCTACTGCGACGACGACACCGTATTGATCCACCCCGAAGGCGAGATGACGATTCATCGCTACCGAGTCGTCGACGAGCGCCACGAAAGCGGCGCTCGAAGCCAATCAGAATCGACGCGACAGCAGACCCAGACCGCTACCCTCCGCTGACCGGCGGGAACAACGCCAGTTCGTCGTCCGCCTCGAGTTCGGTCTCGAGACCATCTTCTTCGACTAAGACGTTCGTTCCGTTGCGCAGTACGTTGATCTGCGATCGCAACTCACCGTCGTCGTCGCGAACGCGCTCGTCGAGGTCGGGTCGACCCGCGAGAAGTTCCTCGAGTGCGTCTCCGACGGTATCCCCGGCGGAGGCGTCGACGGTGACGTGTTTGTCGCCCGCACGTTCCGCGAGGTCGGCGAACAGTTTCCACTCCGTCATAGGTGGCGCTATCGCCGCCGCGGGCAAGTAGCTACCGCTCTCGAGTGACTCTCGCCATCGGAACAGCGTACCGTGAAGGAGGTTGGATAGGGAACGGCCGAAGGCGTGTCGGTATCGCTCGAGTCCGTCTACAGTCGGGTTCGCTCGAGTCCGTTCGCGACCTGATTCGCCTCCGAACGGTACCGACGGTGTTTAACTAATCGCGTGATGGAACAGCGATATGGTCGGTGAGGCGTTGCTCCAGCGGCTGCCCAAAAATTGGAAGCGAATCGTCACGGTTCGTGCAGCCGTCGTACTCTCGCTGCTCGTCGCGCTGCTCTCGGTCGTCACCGGCGTCGTGCACATCGGCCAGGACGTCGTCGTCGACGGGCCACTCGTCGGCTTAGTCCCCGAAGTCGTCCAGCGATCGGTCGGCTTCACGGGCGCGTTAACCGGATTTTTGATGGTCGGCAGTGCGCTCGCATTGCGCCGCGGGCTGCGCGCCGGCTGGTACGCCACGCTGGTTCTCCTGCCAGTGACGGCGATTCAGGGCGTGTTGCAGGTGAGTCGGTACTCGGCTCCACTGGTCGTCCTCTCGCTCGCTGCAATTCCGTTCCTGTTGATCACGCGCGATCGCTTCGACAAGTCGATCTCACTGACGACGACGCAACTGGCCGCCGGCGGCGCGCTCGTCGGCGTCCAGGCCTACGGCACCGCCGGCGCGTACGCCCTTCGCGAGGATTTCGACGGCGTCGAAAACATCCTCGACGCGTTTTACTTCACGCTGATCACCTCGAGCACCGTCGGCTACGGCGATATCGGGCCCGAAAGTCCCGAGGCAATCTTGTTCACGATGTCCGTCGTTGTCCTCGGCGTGGCCAGTTTCGGTATCGCCATCGGAGCGCTCGTCGGCCCGGCGATTCAGGCGCGGATCTCGAAAACCCTTGGAAAGATGTCCGATTCACAACTCGAGTTGCTCGAGGATCACCTCCTCGTGCTCGGCTACGGCGAACTGACGGAACCGATCGTCGACGAACTCGCGGGCAGCGGCCGGACGTTCGTCGTCGTAACGAACGACCGGGACGCGGCGTCGGAGCTCTCCGAGCGAGATATCGCGGTCGTTACGGGAGACCCGAGCGACGAGAAACCCCTCCAGCGGGCGAAGATTGGTCGCTCGAGCGCTATCGTCGTCGCGACGAATCACGACGCCCAGGACGCACTCGCAATCTTGACCGCCCGGCAGTTCGCACCCGACACGCGTATCGTCGCCGCCGCGACGGATAGCGAAAACAGCGAGAAACTCGAGCGCGCGGGCGCAGACACGGTGATCAGCCCGACCGTGCTGGGCGGCCACCTGCTGGTTCGCTCGGCGCTCGGTAGCGACGACACTGAACTCATCGATCGACTCACGGGTGACGAGTAGTCGACGGGTCCACGAATCGGCAGAAGACGGAGAAATCGGCTTACTCCGGCGCGCCCTCGAGAATGTCCACGCCGCTCGAGGCCCCGATCCGTTCGGCTCCGGCCTCGAGCATGGCCATCGCCTCGTCGTAGCTGCCGACGCCGCCGCTCGCTTTGACGGGACGGTACTCGCTCATGAGTTCGACGTCCGAGATGGTCGCACCCCCATCAGCGAAGCCCGTCGACGTCTTGACCATCGCCGCGTCGGCTGCGTCTGCCGCCCGGCAGGCCCGATGTTTCTCCTCGTCGGTGAGCAACGCGGTTTCGATGATAACCTTGACCGGAATCGGCACGGCGGCGACGAGTTCGGCCAGTTCGGCCCTGACGACGTCTTCTTCGCCCGCCTTCAGTCGACCAATATTGACGACGACGTCGAGTTCGTCGGCTCCGGCCTTCCAGGCGAGGACGCCCTCCCGTCGTTTCACGTCGTGATCGTTCTGGCCGTGGGGAAACCCGATCACCGTCGCGAGCGTCACGTCGGGGGCGTACTCGTCCGCCTCCTCGAGCGCGTACGGCGGGATACAGGCGTTCATTCCGTGGTCGGCTGCCTCCTCGAGGACGGTTCGAACGTCGGCCATCGTCGTCTCGGGGCCGAGCACGGTGTGGTCGATCAGCGGCGCGAGGTCGCTGCGGTTCATACCCAAGGCTCTCACTCGATAGGGAAAAACCCGACCGATCACTTTTGGCCGCCCGGACGAAACGAGAGAACATGACCGACCGTCAGCACGCCGTCGACTCGGCAGTTGCGTCGACGGCCGACGACATCGCCGAGATGCGGACCCGCGGGGCGGCGACGATCGCGGACGCGGCCGCCGGCGCACTCGCGACGCAGGCCAAGCGATCCGAGGCGACGACGGAAGCGGCGTTCCGGACGGAGCTTCGGGCCGCGGCGAAAACGCTCTACGAGACGCGACCGACGGCAGTGAGCCTGCCGAACGCGCTTCGGTACGTTCTCCGGGGTATGGAGGGAGCCACCGTCGCCGAGTTGCGCGCGTCGACGATCGATCAGGCCGAGGCGTTCCAGCGAGAGCTAGCCCAAGCCCAATCGAAACTCGGCACGGTCGGGTCGAACCGGCTCAGAGA includes:
- a CDS encoding ubiquitin-like small modifier protein 1 — encoded protein: MTEWKLFADLAERAGDKHVTVDASAGDTVGDALEELLAGRPDLDERVRDDDGELRSQINVLRNGTNVLVEEDGLETELEADDELALFPPVSGG
- a CDS encoding NAD-binding protein, with the protein product MVGEALLQRLPKNWKRIVTVRAAVVLSLLVALLSVVTGVVHIGQDVVVDGPLVGLVPEVVQRSVGFTGALTGFLMVGSALALRRGLRAGWYATLVLLPVTAIQGVLQVSRYSAPLVVLSLAAIPFLLITRDRFDKSISLTTTQLAAGGALVGVQAYGTAGAYALREDFDGVENILDAFYFTLITSSTVGYGDIGPESPEAILFTMSVVVLGVASFGIAIGALVGPAIQARISKTLGKMSDSQLELLEDHLLVLGYGELTEPIVDELAGSGRTFVVVTNDRDAASELSERDIAVVTGDPSDEKPLQRAKIGRSSAIVVATNHDAQDALAILTARQFAPDTRIVAAATDSENSEKLERAGADTVISPTVLGGHLLVRSALGSDDTELIDRLTGDE
- the deoC gene encoding deoxyribose-phosphate aldolase translates to MNRSDLAPLIDHTVLGPETTMADVRTVLEEAADHGMNACIPPYALEEADEYAPDVTLATVIGFPHGQNDHDVKRREGVLAWKAGADELDVVVNIGRLKAGEEDVVRAELAELVAAVPIPVKVIIETALLTDEEKHRACRAADAADAAMVKTSTGFADGGATISDVELMSEYRPVKASGGVGSYDEAMAMLEAGAERIGASSGVDILEGAPE